The nucleotide window TCTAGACTACTTTCGCGCTCAGAGAACAAATAAATCCTGCAAGCTCTGGCGTgtattgtgaaatatttcacggATATCGAATCACTTTGAAGTTAGTGACGTTATTGTAAACGGTGCGTTTTGAggaaaaccgttatttcggGAATTTTTAACTGTTTAAAATTCAGTAATTCGTATAATAAAGCAAGTCACgctcatattttttaaattccgttCCTTCGGTCAttataaaattggaaaacaacgattttttttgtccgataataacgttactaacttcaacctcgtgatATCCAGGCATTTGATCTTATAAAgaataagagaagaaaaaaaaacacaaaatggTATCGGAATAtcatgttgaagttagtaacgttatcttAACGATCCATGctgaggaaaaatcgttatttcgcgattttggaactgttaccgtaacaaaacaaaagatactcaaattttacaatcttagttccttcaaaatcattataaaaataagaatatagTGATTTTCCCCCAACGTTTCGTTACGTCAGTAACTTCAGCGTCGTGTTGAGATAAGAAtctttaaatatttacacTGTATTATACGTGCACACGGTTGAAATTTCAGGGgtttgaagttagtaacgttatcgtaacgaaacattgaggaaaaaaatcactattttcttaattttacaatgatttttaaggaactaagatttcgaaatatgacTATTTTGCGTTACATCACGTTTCACTGAATTTCCAACAATTCTAAAATGACggaataacggtttttcctcagtACGAATCGGCACGTTAACGTGACTAACTTCAATGCGATGAAacctcatatttttttctcccactcGATCTGATaatgttaaaattttgatacGTAAAAGCATATTATCCAAAACATGATTTCACAAACGATtataggaaaaataatatatttacagaGGATCTGATAATCGTCTAAATTATCCGTGTTACAGCAATcttacttcttcttcttcggaaGCTAATAAATTCTCTCGTATAAGGTATTAGATAGGTACATATAAACAGATAAATGTATACTACATTCACGTGTTACGATTACGTTATTCCAGGGGATTCTGCCGGGGAGCGAGTTGCAGCTTTACGATCGTCCCAAGTCCTACGTGCCCAACGTCACGTTGCTTTAGGTTAGAAAGGGCTTTTTAAATACTGCGAATGGTTTCATGGCCGCAGTAAAACCGTTGCGCCATTGAACCCTTCGGAGTACAGTTCAGGTAAATTGGGGTTTTACTTTAAGGCTACGCAGTTACGCTGCAACAAGCGTGCAGATGTACGGAGAGATACCTTCGAGTGTGTCTGTCCTTGTACGAAATTCACACGTTCGTAAAATATACACAAGATTTCtcgacgaaacgaaacgacACGACCTACCGCATTGTCATCATCGCGTCGCGCAGGTATTGCATCATCTTATTTGTGAAGACAACGTCTGGACCAACGAATTCTTTATTACAGAAACAAGTGCAATGTCTCTTGACACACAACGTCAGAGAATTAACTTGCAATACTACTATACACCGGAAATCCTCTTACAGCTATAAATATTCGAATGATCGTATAATTACACGCGGTAACGATTGTTCGAGTAATATTCATCATCTCTTCGTCAAATTAACGTTATCTTAAGATAATTTTCTCGgctaagaaaaatattctcaaccATGAATGAAAGTTCAAATGCATTGATTGAAGTAAATTCGCAATTTACGCGTAGATAGATCATTGAACGAAATTTGACATGAAACCGTGTTTTCCATTAAATCTTGTGGCGAATGGATTTTATAGTTGTAATAAAAGCTGAGAAGCCGATATAATCCGACTGTTAATCAAAAACGTATACGTACACGCAATCTTAGCTTTGAATCAACGTACACGCGTATCGATTCAGTTCTTAAGAACCTCGATGAATAggcattatttattatatgttACATCGGTAACTCGACTTTATCGCTAATTCTGAGAGGATTTCCATTATCCAATATCAATAAAGGTTCGGACCTGATTCAGACGGAAGTTCATTATCGAAACAGGCATCGACCGATCTATAATCATCAGTCCGACGAACGTAGTCAAAACGCTATGAACGACTAGTCACGTGTATgacacgtatgtataatatgtgtacGTAAATCAGCCAGCATGGCAAGGAAAGCTATTAATTATAGAAACTGTGACGAAAAGAATGCCAAGGACAAATATTTAACCCATCACGGTCGCGGTATTGGACTGAGGTTACTGTCACAGtgccaagtataattattatatatacgagtaACGCATAATACGATGGACGcgtgaattatttcatttgtaCGCTTTGTATTAACCAATTTTTTCCCCAGTACAGCCTTTAATCCGATTACGCAGGGGAGTGTGTTTCAACCCGTACGAACCAGCCAGCTCATAATTACCCGCGATTTCGGTTCATAAAAGATAATTAATACGTGTAAcgtgtaattaaattaaacaCGCTGCATCGTgtataacaaatttttaaactacAATTCTACCAATTTGTGTTGTGCAAACAGTTACAAGTCTAACGAAGGCGGCAGGTGTGTTTATGATGTCATAAATGCGATAAACGTTAAGTGAACTGACTAACTCTCAAGTATGACAAGCTAACTACACCTCCTTAGGTAAATGGTTAACTTGACACACATTTTTTCCCTtcaaagagaaataaaattaaatattatcaagtttaattcaataatttcGATCTTTTGCACATTCCGAGAAACTAACAGCGATTTACCGCCAATCAATGACGACATCGACTGTCTATAGATGTTTGGTTTACTTTCACCCTCCGCAAGGGTTCTTGGGTATACTTTGAAATTCTCTATGTCAGACTGCAAACATTTGGCTCGACTTTGGATACACTCAAATAATTAGCGGCAACTCCAATCTTTTTAGACGCcagtttattttcattacgatGTCACTTTCCGTGACGTATGTTGTGACTAAATTGAAGATAGACAAACTGTACAGTAAAATTACGAAAGTCCGGGCGGTATTGGCGTCAATGACGCGTCAGTGAGGTCATATCCACCTGGCTACCCATCCGGGAATTACACCTCGCTTCGGACCTGACATGACTTTTCTATATGCCTGAgtacacacgcacgcacgtgTTAAAGCCGCGCGTAACGTAGCAACGGTGATTTTTCGACACGTGAGAAAATTAGGAATATCCATAATACTGATCTACTATTACGTATCtttgttgtgaatttttttttacatctgcGGAGTCATTAACAATACCAAATTACTCAGGGTATCAATTTATAGGATTTAGAACAACAATACAGACATATTATCGTAAATGAGTGAACACGGAACGGGTAAATCGCTTCGACattagaaagaaagaaagaaagaaagaaaatgaaagaaacgcATGTTTTATGTATAACGAGGTCGCCTCTCTTTCTCCCCGATTCGTCTTGGCAAGCTACGCACTACATTTATCACAGGGGGCAAATACATCCAGTGACATCGTCGAATCGGTATCATTCGTACCTTCATACTCTGCTTTTACTTTTTGAGACTGAGTTTCCTGCAGTGCCGATATGAGCACGTCCCTCTCCTCGGGTGTCAGGCGTACAGCGAGATCCCTCGCCTGTTGCTTAGATAAAATCGGCGGGGTCTCGGGGGTCTCGACGTTCCGTGGAGCACCAGCAGTAGCAGTACTTGTGGTAGCTGTAGTAGCCGAGGGGGAAACCCCCGTTGTCATAGATGCCCGCAATCGGAGGTCCGTTGACCCCCGTGACGTCGGTAACATGCGCTTATTCGGAGTCCTGCAGCACGACGACGAGCTGCTCGAGGATTTTTTAGACATTAAATATAATTCACTGCCACAGCACATGGTATGGGAATAATTGTCATATATCGACAGTTTTCTCAACGTTGATGCACCGATTCCGGGCCCAAACTTCGCCAAACACTGCAATGACGTCACAGGTCCACTCATTCTcgtttcgaaactttttactCTACTCTTTTGATTTTACAACCAATAATATATTCATTCGCTTTTCAATACTATCTATGCGGCACCTATTTATATCTATGGCACTCTTTATCGACTGAACATTTACGTTGCACGCTCGAACACAACTCACCGACTCTGCGAATCTGGGCtcactgactgactgactgactgaccgGAGTCTAGATCCCCTGCGGTGACCTACGCTCTCTACCGGCATCAGCCGCTCGCGTCGATGCGACgactcctccccctccccctccccccaccccTGCCCTACCCATTCTGATTCGTCGGTGATGTATACATATTCAAATTTCCTGGATGTATGTCCACGGAGTTGATCCAATTCCCTGTTCTGCGATCCCTTCATTTCTCGGATGAGTACGTGGGATTTTCGATTCTTCCTTATGTATTATtagtatataataaatttctgtCTTCGGTTTTCCCTATTCTTCGTAGTTTAATGCCGTAAGGCGGGATCCAAGTAAACCAAAATGAATTGAATAGAATTGAGTACGTCCAAAAACGCAGTTAATTAGAATTAATgcaaattgaaatgttttatGGGCTAATTCTTTTGAATTTGTTATAATTCATGTTAATTCCTATTTTACCGTGTGCAATTCGATTTAGTTTACTGGGATAACACAACTCCGGCTATGCTTCCATATTTGCCGTATTTGACGAAatggcaataaaaaaattaacgtgtATGAAATATCCAATCTGCAATGATATCGTTCAAACGAATTTTAATTACAACTGCGATAACTGATACAACGAATTAAAAcctttttaattaattctcAGTCACGAATGATTCACGCAAAAGCAAATCGcgcaatgataaaatttcattcatgaTTCCGTTAAAGAAATGAATTGTAAAAGGgagtaataaaatttagagTACGCAATATAAGTACAACACTGATCAGTAATCTCTGCACAGAAAATACACAATGAGATGACTAATTTCATGATGAGTctcatttgtttttcaatttgatttaCAGCGCCCTCAGAGCGAGCAATTCGTGACGGATTTTTTTTGAACTAAGCATCGACAACAGTGACCCCTACTGCAAAACTAGTGGATATGCGAATTCGAGAAGATATTTAAGTTAGGTTTGTTTACGACCGTCGAAGAGTTTCTTTTCGAaaagattattttcaagaaGTATATACGGGTATGGATTTTAGTCAACTGTTCTGATCCATAGTTTTCTACAGTTTGGCTAACTACTCTGTCGATAtttgatacgaatttttataataagtTTACTTTACATAAACTCAACTGCCGCACCGTATTTCTGTTCGATATTCACATTTCACGTTTTTGCGAATTATTTTCCGTTAAGTTCTCCACAAATAATAAAAGCGATCAATTTATAgtcatccatccatccatccatccatccatccatccatttATCCAGCGGTATTAGGCAGATAGAAAAATCCGTTTATGTTCATCAAATGTCAATTTCTGTTTCCAGGATAAAGAAGATCGTTAATAATGGCAAGCACGTCGAGCGATCAGTCGTCCACGGCACAGAAAACATGGGAAATGACAAATAACGTTGAGACCATAAGCACAGCAGATGAAATCTATCGATACGATCGTCAGGAGCAGCTTGATATACTCGCTGCGAAACCATGGGAAAAAGAGTATGAACTATGCCTGCTCAGTTATTTCAATATCCGAGAGAAAATCCACTCATCAATCTATACTGAACAcgtctgcaatttttttttcgtgtttttaCCATATCCGTCTCTAATTTAGTAATAACTATCAAGTAACTGATCTATTATTGACTAAAATTTGATCTTTTCAGTCCTCACTTCTTCAAAGACATCAAAATATCGGCGCTAGCTTTGCTGAAGATGGTTATGCATGCCCGATCCGGCGGAACTCTTGAGGTCATGGGATTACTCTTGGGAAAAGTAACGGCGAATACTATGCTCGTCATGGATTCGTTCGCTCTTCCCGTTGAGGGTACTGAAACTCGAGTCAATGCCCAGGCCCAAGCATACGAATATATGACCGCTTACATCGAGGCTGCTAAACAGGTAATGGTGAATCAATATTTTTGGGTTGTAAAATGTGCCAAGACTTTCACCTCCATTGGCTGAATCAATACTGATACATTCTACAACTGTATTACAGAGTAGACAAAAAAATGGGACTGACGACATTTTTTCAGGTTGCCCGTCACGAAAATGCCATCGGTTGGTATCACAGTCACCCGGGTTACGGATGCTGGTTATCAGGAATTGACGTCTCCACTCAGAtgttgaatcaaaattttcaagaaccATTCGTAGCGATTGTAATTGACCCTGTTAGAACTATTTCAGCTGGAAAAGTATGCCTTGGAGCTTTCAGAACATATCCCAAggttaatataataaatgattTGAACACAATTACTAGGAAATTatacctgaatttttttgatttaattattttcgtgCCGTTTAATTCCCACAGGGTTATAAACCACCCAACGACGAGCCATCAGAGTACCAAACAATACcgttgaataaaatcgaagACTTTGGAGTACACTGCAAGCAGTACTATTCCTTGGAAGTAACGTATTTCAAATCCTCCCTTGATCGTCGACTGCTTGATTCTCTCTGGAATAAGTACTGGGTTAACACGTTGAGCTCGTCCAGTTTGTTGACGAATGCCGACTACACGACTGGACAGATATTTGATCTTTCCGACAAACTGGAACAGTCTGAAGCAGCACTTGGTCGAGGAAACATGCTCGCCGGATCTAATGATCCTTACGACCGTCGGAGCGAGGACAAACTCGTCAAAACGACAAGAGATAGCTGTAAAACTACAATTGAAGTTATACATGGTCTTATGGCTCAAGTTATCAAAGATAgacttttcaatcaatttggaACCGGCAAAAAAGACTCTTAAGCTTATTTTCTCTTACAGTGCAGTTTTTCTATTGTATACCTATTAttaaaaagataaataaataataatattgtgaTTTGCAACAAATTTACTATGTTCAATACGAAAATCATTCCAATCATAATGAGAATATTACAAATCAGAGGTGATAATGTAACTGGTTACCAAATCGTAACTACTTCTGTCCctatacattattttatttaaaaatgcaAAGTTTACTagatgtcaaaatttttataagaATCTGTTATGACTTTGTAGTATCCTACTCCACATATATTCCAATGAATTATGACTTGTACAGTTGAAGCTGCTGAGTTGCAGTAGTATATTCATGAATTCACACACAGGCACAAACTTCCcaataaattcattttgtcTTTCAGCGCAGTGCTTTTAAACAGTAATTACAGTAACAAGTCAAAGTTTTATGTAATACAAAGTAACAGTATTCAATTATTgtggaataaaaatacgttttattttcacaccTTGACTCACTAAAAAGTATATACAGCATCTTTATCATTATCCATTATCATTGTAACCGataaatatacacacatttacacataggtatgtatatacatatatttataaatgcgtatatatttatataaaactCAAATAATTATGAGAACAAGTAGGCAGGGTTCATCCCTATTGGAGGGCTGAAACTTCTTTGTCAACATAATCATGCATACACTCAGTTACACGTATCCTGCAGATTAACTGCAATCACCCGTTACGAACACAATTCACAAGGGACGGACCTAATATACGAAAAATCCTAACTACCGATAAAATCGGTGCAATAGTGCATGTCCACAATCCTTTGTAACCAAGCAGTAACTTAAAGTTACAAGattaatatgttttttttttgtaaatttatctTTACAATACTTTAAGTACAACCTTGCCATTAATATTTAATTGCCAATTTCCAGGCACATATATGATTTCTTTCAACTACAGCTCAACTGACATCATAATTACCTCTCTCTGCCTTTCGATAAACAACACTTAAGCAAATATTGAagcaaaatcttttttttttgaatttgcaaaAGTGCCTAACGCAACGATGTAAGCATACAACagcgataaaataaatattatacgtattcaTACATTATATTAAACGCGTGAATTAGCGATTCATTGGTGCAGctaaatgaatatataataacaaatattaaaaattatagtcCAAATACAGTAATAGTGGAGACGAGGTACGATAGAATTTAAATGTAGCAGAATCCAGAGAGAGGAAAAACTTGGGATTGTCAGGGGGATTCGGTACAATACAATGCTGTAATTTATAAAGGGAATCCTCGGTCTTCAAGACCTTAATAGTTCCCGCATTTgttacgtacatacgtataatttgGGATGTAAAATTATGACATGAGTAGCAAATGTTTTAATATTCAGTCCTCAGCCCtccaatgataataattaatcaaggATTCTACGTCTAACAAGGATTCTAGCAACTCATTCCTATTAGTTGGGTGAATCGCATTAAATCATTTTATCCAACATAACTTGATAGATAGTTATAATTGTACATAAAACGATTGTAGCAATGTTATTTacgataattaacaaaattatCATACACGTAGTACTACAAATATCCCTCCCCCCTGGCCCCCtgccaaaaattaaaaataaacaaaaaaaaaaaaacaatgttcaTGAGCCccaattatttattgtatataatatagtcACGTTTGGCATGACAATTTCTATCTAATATGTACAAAGTAATTGAgttcattttcaatcaaaacGAAGAAGGGAAAACCGAGTCAAGTATCAAATCAACAGAGCGGGGCAATATATTGTGGATGGTTGTGAGAGTAGTAAAAGATATTATAAAAACAAGCACCCTTCACCCGCACTTTCCAATCGACTCGTCTTCgcagataataatatttttttctcttcttctctaaATGTTTCACCATTTTGATTCCCTTACTTGATGTGGCAACTTAAAGCGAATTGTATCGACGATTCCTCTGCGAGTTTAATCGTCACCGAAGTTTATAGTTAAACTACTATAATTTGCAGTGATTTAACTGTGTGCACCTGTACGTGTTATCATTAATCATGGCGACAATACACTTAATTTCAATGGTCAAATCGTATATGAAAGTAATCGATGtccaaatataaaaattcaatttttacgttttctttttgcaattttgttttgtatcatcaataataaatagCTAATGCAAGTCATGagataaatattcaaaaattttattgtaatgaATTTACTGcgttattttgatttttgatgtTTCATCTTATAAATACATGCTTGCATAGCGTAACATAATCCATGTTTTGTATtgctttcaaaaaattcataaggGAATAAATCCGGTATCACAGTAATAATactaatgataataataataataattttacacgttattattaatatagtGGTATCttatattgatttttataGTACATACACAACGGTTCTTCTTGCGTACACGTGGAGAGTTAGAGCGACCAATCCtgtaaaaattcttgaaattttttttacaaatattattttgaatcttCTTTCTCCGCAGGCTTTGTTGTCAGATTCACTCGTATCACATTTCAcagatttttcttattattatcatttgttttttgttgctttttttcctttcattgtTTTATAACCAACGATCAGGTATAATTTgagaatataaatttcttatatgtatatctatataccaTGAGCCTTTTGTTACACTCGTCCAGTTCAATTTGATTGTTAGGTGATCGTGGAGGTGAGACGGTGTGGGGAGGGGTTCTTCAGTCTGATCAGACTTGTATGATTAGGCAGACATATGTACAATTGGTTTTTCTATAGTGTCTTGTCACTGCCATGCCAGCGGCGGAAAGTTGTTCACCTCCGTTTGTTCCAATACGGGCCCCGAATCTCCCGTATACGAAATACGCAATCGCATCCTAAGCGCTGCCTGTAGTTTGACATAGTTGAAGGAAAAAACGTTTATCAGATAGTCCTAGTATCGATTAGAATTACCACACGAGTCACTAAAAAGTACAGTTTCTTCTGTCACGCATTAAAATACACGGAAATGTATTTCAGATGTGATTTTCATTTACTCAACAGTTAAATAATTACTAGATTATCATGTTCGTGAATTATTCTGATTGGAACAGCAATGCGTCTTGGAAAAATAGACTACTTTTTATGAGACTCGTTTGAAGCAATAAATTTCTCTGAACGATACTGCAGACTTACTTTGTTGATGTTTGTTACTTTCATAACTTGAGTTACTTGACCCGATGGAGGTATGACGGTGCCTGAAGGTGACAGCATTTGTAATTGGAATGTCTAAAAAAGTTTTAGGGAATTGATTTACCATTTCTTTCAGAATCTAAATAAGgtttacaatgaatttatacCTTGGGAACTGCGGCTTGGAATAAGAATTCGGTCAGTTCCATAGAACCAACATTTTGAGCCAACATGTTGATCACCAACAAGTCTGGAGTCTCTGATGGTCGCTCTAATTTGAGTACGATTTTAAGGCCTAATTTATCAAAGGCAACCAGACTTGGTATttctgtaaagaaaaaaattacttatttTCCATCGATAATAAAAAGTCTTAATTTAAAGAAATATACTCATGCTTCAAGTTACGAACCATTTTGAACCGGGGACGAGTTGAGAAGGCCATCGACAAGGAAATTGGACGTATTGGTTGGGCTAAAGATTTGTGGAGTCGATTGGACCTGTGGAAAAGAAGGCGGAGCTGAAATAGGTGTGCTCAGATCTAACCCTCCAAGTAGATCGAGAAGGTCATTGTTATTAATGACTGGCGCCGCAGTAACTGGAATATTGTTATCCACCACAGCTGGGATTTCAGTATCAAAGTCCGAACTTCCAAGCAAATCCAGCAGAGCGCTCTGTAAAAGAAATGCAAAATGAATACATAATTACAATCTTCATCCTGAATAAGGTTCATTGATGTCTACAGTAGGAATAATTCAACTTACCGAGTCTGATGGAGCAGCAACAGGTAGCTGTTCCAAAATCATAGTTTTATCTTCCTCGATTTCAGACTCTCCGTTAACTAATCCGATGATTCCATTTGCCTGTGGTTTGGCAGTCTCCATAGGAGGCATTCTTTCCAGTAATGCGGTCCTCAAGTGTTCATATTTTCTAAATAACTGCGAGAATTCAACTCCGCGTTGCTGAAGCTCAATGTGTAAATTGCTCCCAAACGTATCAATAATTTGTcgaatttttctgtaaaatgaAAGTGGCATACTGCATCGTGTTACTTTggtagtaaaataaaaaccatAACTGGGACATACATAACgataaaattagatttttaagagaaaaaaaataaaaataagaaaagaaaagaaacaaccATAGTTCGCCACATCAGCTGTAATAACTCGCGAGATTACTCTGTTCTAATGATTAAAAATCGTGTGTCTGAGATTAAATTTACTCTTGCCTTGAGCACTTTCAAAGTGGCTGAATACAAAAGAATAAGCAACTATACTTACTCGTTGCCTTGTTGGAAACGAGTGCTGAGTTTCGTGAGTGACAGTAAAGTGTACTGTTTCGTAACTACGGTATTTTGTGGACTCCACAGTAACCTTTGATAGACATCAATGACTTCATCTTCAGTTAGCTGGCAAACACGTAGACAGGTATAAATGTTAGCCATGAATTCCACGCCTTCTGGGTCAAATCAATAAGTATGACCATTAACCTGATCTTAATTCCCTCTAAATTTAACTCACATTTACAGGTGCTTCGACGTCTTCACTTGGCGGACCATAAAGTAACAAATCACCGTACTCCCCGATGCACCAAGTCGCCACTTGAGCCAATGGCTGCTTATCGGCAGTATCCCTTTCCAAAGCGCGCCAAAGTGCACAAACCGCATATCCTTGCTGTGCCTGTGCCTCCGATATCAACTGAATTGTACAAGCGACGACGTCATCTCTCACGTAATTGCCGGCCTGAGAACAAACGAGTTCTATAATAGAGCAtcgataatttattaaaaaacagtTCTGATGAgttaaaaatctttcaaatcTCATAGTAACTTCACGTCCACTCATTACTTTGGAACACTATTCACTCACTGCGACTAAAACTTTGAAGAGCGTTTCAAGGTGCCAACGTTTGTTAGGAGCAAATCTTTCCGCCGACATGACGATGTTGCTACTACATTGAGCTTTGAATTCAGGATCGGCTCGTTCTAGAAAGAGCAATAATTCTTTCATCATAGTTCTTATGTTGTTTGAGTTCACTAGAGCGAAGCTAAGCTCCATTGCACGCCGCCTTATCGAAACATCAGGATCCTTTAGGCACTcctgcaaatttattttatgttgTGAAATAAAAGCATGTCTCGTATGGATATTTAGGATAAAGGAACGAAAATCGACATACCAAAATTGTGGAACGGTGTCTCTGCACAGCACTCGTATCAACATACACAGTCTTCAAAAGGGTGTTTAACGCGACgtaacgaatatttttatcgttattcaataaaaatctACCGAGAATATTGACGGCCAGAACTCTCAAGCCGCTCTCTGACTTTATATCCATAATAGACAGAACCGTTTCGTACAATATCGTATTTCCAACGTTCTTACTGGTTTCCGTGTTTGTTGCCACTTGCGCCAGGATATCATTCATAGCTTCCGATGCATCGACATCGTTTCTTCCCAAAATTCGTAAAAGTCGCAGAATTTTCACTTGAAGGAAAGGATCTGATACTCCAGATACGTCGTGCTCTGGAGAATATCCAGCAAGTATTAAATTCTTTAAAATCCGTACGAGGTTGGGAACAATCTGAaataaacagattttttttcctcacaatttgtatacataaatgTGTATTAAAACAgtaatatataatgtaaaacactattttttaacattatttGCGACACATATTGACATATATTTTACATACCTAAAAAGTAAACAGCAATAGAAATGAAAGGTAATTGAAGCAGATGATCTTTGCTTTAACAGatcatatttaaatttataacaaaattttgctataattgattaaatgaGACGATCAATCAACCGTTCAATCAAGTTCATTTGCTGTTCAATATTACCTAGTAATGTTTTACTATTTGATTACTTATAGCAGCGTTTTGCAATGCATATAAAAACATATAACCGGAAGTTTTCGCAGTGTACAACCGCCGAATACCAGGAAGTTATAAAGAGTCTGCTTTGATTAGATCACTTTGAATTCTCGGTTGCGGATCAAAATGGAAAGCAACTGGCTCACGACAGTTAACTGTTGATCGTTAGTATACACTATTTGTATTtaaagtatgaaaataattcttacaGTAAAGTAAGAACTTCGGTTCAGGATCATAGCAAGATAACATAAAATTCAAACTATGTACGAGGATAAACCAAGAGAGAAACTGTGCCATGCCTAACATGCACTAACAcagtatatttcaaaataatttacctCTCGATGGCCGCATTCCTAAATAGGACAAAACTTAATTTAAGGATCATTGAAGTAGTGAAACTAGTCAGTTATTCATTACTATACTCACAGCTGACGATAATGATAGGTAACACAACATTCAATGCATGCTTGATTGGTTCAGATAACATTAGAAATCAGGAATTACAGAATAATGACCTCGGACAGAAATCGTGTATTGTCAACGCAAAAATACTTTGTAGGGTAGTCTTTTTCACGC belongs to Neodiprion lecontei isolate iyNeoLeco1 chromosome 5, iyNeoLeco1.1, whole genome shotgun sequence and includes:
- the LOC107219181 gene encoding AP-1 complex subunit gamma-1 isoform X4, whose product is MNASEHGFNPAFNMASIKQAINEAVERVRMPAPTRLRDLIRQIRAARTAAEERTVVNKECAYIRSTFREEDSVWRCRNIAKLLYIHMLGYPAHFGQLECLKLIASPRFTDKRIGYLGAMLLLDERQDVHLLITNCLKNDLNSSTQFVIGLALCTLGAIASPEMARDLAAEVERLMKSPNAYIRKKAALCAFRIIRRVPELMEMFLPATRSLLTEKNHGVLITGVTLITEMCENSIDTLNHFKKECGHREIVPNLVRILKNLILAGYSPEHDVSGVSDPFLQVKILRLLRILGRNDVDASEAMNDILAQVATNTETSKNVGNTILYETVLSIMDIKSESGLRVLAVNILGRFLLNNDKNIRYVALNTLLKTVYVDTSAVQRHRSTILECLKDPDVSIRRRAMELSFALVNSNNIRTMMKELLLFLERADPEFKAQCSSNIVMSAERFAPNKRWHLETLFKVLVAAGNYVRDDVVACTIQLISEAQAQQGYAVCALWRALERDTADKQPLAQVATWCIGEYGDLLLYGPPSEDVEAPVNLTEDEVIDVYQRLLWSPQNTVVTKQYTLLSLTKLSTRFQQGNDMPLSFYRKIRQIIDTFGSNLHIELQQRGVEFSQLFRKYEHLRTALLERMPPMETAKPQANGIIGLVNGESEIEEDKTMILEQLPVAAPSDSSALLDLLGSSDFDTEIPAVVDNNIPVTAAPVINNNDLLDLLGGLDLSTPISAPPSFPQVQSTPQIFSPTNTSNFLVDGLLNSSPVQNEIPSLVAFDKLGLKIVLKLERPSETPDLLVINMLAQNVGSMELTEFLFQAAVPKTFQLQMLSPSGTVIPPSGQVTQVMKVTNINKAALRMRLRISYTGDSGPVLEQTEVNNFPPLAWQ
- the LOC107219181 gene encoding AP-1 complex subunit gamma-1 isoform X10, which translates into the protein MWPYYETEDWSVLPPELNRRFNPAFNMASIKQAINEAVERVRMPAPTRLRDLIRQIRAARTAAEERTVVNKECAYIRSTFREEDSVWRCRNIAKLLYIHMLGYPAHFGQLECLKLIASPRFTDKRIGYLGAMLLLDERQDVHLLITNCLKNDLNSSTQFVIGLALCTLGAIASPEMARDLAAEVERLMKSPNAYIRKKAALCAFRIIRRVPELMEMFLPATRSLLTEKNHGVLITGVTLITEMCENSIDTLNHFKKIVPNLVRILKNLILAGYSPEHDVSGVSDPFLQVKILRLLRILGRNDVDASEAMNDILAQVATNTETSKNVGNTILYETVLSIMDIKSESGLRVLAVNILGRFLLNNDKNIRYVALNTLLKTVYVDTSAVQRHRSTILECLKDPDVSIRRRAMELSFALVNSNNIRTMMKELLLFLERADPEFKAQCSSNIVMSAERFAPNKRWHLETLFKVLVAAGNYVRDDVVACTIQLISEAQAQQGYAVCALWRALERDTADKQPLAQVATWCIGEYGDLLLYGPPSEDVEAPVNLTEDEVIDVYQRLLWSPQNTVVTKQYTLLSLTKLSTRFQQGNEKIRQIIDTFGSNLHIELQQRGVEFSQLFRKYEHLRTALLERMPPMETAKPQANGIIGLVNGESEIEEDKTMILEQLPVAAPSDSSALLDLLGSSDFDTEIPAVVDNNIPVTAAPVINNNDLLDLLGGLDLSTPISAPPSFPQVQSTPQIFSPTNTSNFLVDGLLNSSPVQNEIPSLVAFDKLGLKIVLKLERPSETPDLLVINMLAQNVGSMELTEFLFQAAVPKTFQLQMLSPSGTVIPPSGQVTQVMKVTNINKAALRMRLRISYTGDSGPVLEQTEVNNFPPLAWQ